In Pan paniscus chromosome 15, NHGRI_mPanPan1-v2.0_pri, whole genome shotgun sequence, the sequence TGGCCAAggcatttatagttttaaaagttaCACAGGTGATTCTTGTGTGCAACTAGCATTAAACTGCCAACCCAGAGCTATTCTAAGAATGGGCTTTCTTTCATAGTTTTAAGTTCACtttcataaatgaaaaattgTAAAATTCTGAAGTTTCCTAAAACCTCTACAATAAAATTGTGAAATTCCAAGTGATGACCATTCCAGACTTCTCTCACTTAAAATGAGGATTTTCTCATTCTTGATTCTTCTTTGAATCTCCCCTATGCCAGAGAATGTTACTTACTGATTAGTGTTTCAAACAGTTGAATTGGAGGCTTTCACCAGAACTGAATTTCAAGTAATTTCATTCATTGCTATACTAACTTGTTAGGCATAAATCAGTAATAGTGATCATACCTATTCTTCCACAGTAATTTCTCTGAGACTGACTTTCAAGATAAGCCATGTTTTTTGCAGTGACTATTTGTAGGCCATATCTAAACCTGGAGAAATCCAGGTTTTTGAAATTATAATCTGCCAGTATTTCCAAACAACCTGAAGGCTATGTGACAagctgcattttttctttttctttttcttttttttttgagacagagtaatACTCTTACCCAggttggaatacagtggcacgatcttggttcactgcaacctctgcctcccacattcaagaggttcaagcaattctcgtgcctcaccctcccaagtagctgagattacaggtgtgtgccatcacgcctggctaattttttttgtatttttagtagagatggggtttccccatgttggccaggcgggtctcgaactcctgactcctgacctcaagtaatccgcccaccttggcagccaccgcatccggcccagGCTACACTTCTTATAAGAATAATAGGGTCTCCTCACACTTTTTATGTGTCTGAATGgatatattattttttgacaGCCTATTACTAGTTCTCCACCCAAATGGATGGCTGAGATAGAACGTGATGACATCGACATGTTGAAAGGTAAGTGATGCTAGTTACCACTTTTAACTGGATATTTATGTTTTTCCATAGACcacctctctattttttttttctgtttccttacaAGTATTTTTGGCTTCAGACTTCTCATTTAAACCTCCTTATTTGTAGTTTTTCATGTCTGCAATGCCCTTCTCTACCTTTTCCATGTGTAGAAATCCTGCCAATTCAAGACTCAGTCATAGTGAATTCTGCTGCTCGTGCTAAATTCTTCTAATGTGAACCTGATTTTGTATAATACAGTTAACGAATAGCTCTAAcataaattttttcatttaattcccaTAAAGGTCCTGTGAGTTGGGTATGATGATATTCAAAGTTCATAAGTTAACCAAGATAGAATGAGTTAAAATTTGGCTAggcgtggctcatgtctgtaatcttagcattttgggaggccgaggtgggtggatcacctgaggtcaggagtttgagaccagactgaccaatataacgaaaccacgtctctactaaaaatacaaaaatcaaccaggcatggtggcaagctcctgtaatcccagctactctggaggctgaggcagaagaatcacttgaacctagaagaTAGAGGTTGTGGCGAGCAAtagttccactgcactccagcctggctgacagagcagaactctatctcaaaaaaaaaaaaaaagttaaaaaattttaactctggttttttttttttttttcagacggagtctcgcttttgttgcccaggctggagtgcagtggtgcgatctcggctcactgcaacttctgcctcgtgggttcaagcgattctcctgcctcagcctcccgagtagctggaattacaggcatcccccaccacgtccagctaatttttgtagttttagtagagatggggtttcaccatgttggccaggctggtctcaaactcctgacctccagtgatccacccacctcggcctcccagagtgctgggattacaggcgtgagccaccacgccccgcgtAAACTCTGCTTTTTTAAGTCTAGCCTCTTTCCATTATAACACAAGTGCCTTATTTAGAATTTACTGCCATATATTGTCAGTACTATTAAATGACAACCTCTTAGTGGGTTAagacctattttttatttttttatcccaTCAATTTCTTCTATAAAGAATACTATAAGTAGTGAATATTGTTGTTTGATAAATGATTTGAAACTCAATCACAAAgtggaaatttaaattaaaaaacattaattttccatgattttgccctactttatttattttatcatccTTCTGGTGATAAGATTCATGATGATTGTGAAGTAATAGACTGAAATTAAGGTAAAAACCTGGGATTTTTGAGGTATTTAAACAGCTGAACATATCAAGAAAGTCTACTTATGCTAGGTGTAGATAATGACTGTGGCATGataaatgagattaaaaaaaacaccTTTATTTGATTTTAGAAGTAATTCATTGTTCTTTATGAAATGCTTAAATGCAGATTCCCTCCTCCTGCCATGGAAAAATTAAGTCTCAAGGGCATCTCAGGTTCATTCTTCTAATGTTTCAAACAGACATTTATATAATATCTCATCAGCATGTATTTCTTAAGGCAACTTTAAATTTTTAGTGAGGGATCATAGCATTATATTCTATGCAAACTGACCTGTGTCTTAAACCTAAAAGGAATTGGgtgctatttaaataaaaattcaggaaagaacatttttaagtattgtctttgtgtgtgtgtgtgtgtgcaagagaCTGGAGTTTTTTTTATTACTCAGTCTCCCCGAGaatttggggatcagagtttttaaggataatttggtgggttgGGGGGACAGTGAGTTGCTAGTGCTGATTGATTGGGCtggagatgaaatcacagggagtcaaagctgtcctcttgcactgagtcagttcctgggtgggggccacaagatcagatgaaccagtttattgatctgggtggtacCAACTGATCCATCAAATGCAAGgcctgcaaaatatctcaagcacagAAACACCCAACAGTGAAACCGCCATTGCAGAATTG encodes:
- the LIN52 gene encoding protein lin-52 homolog isoform X4 produces the protein MRLGCELGIGFLFGGVAYGTSFSRRRLATSRDMGWKMASPTDGTDLEASLLSFEKLDRASPDLWPEQLPGVAEFAASFKSPITSSPPKWMAEIERDDIDMLKDGVSLLLPRLECSGAISAHCNFCLVGSSDSPASASRVAGITGIPHHVQLIFVVLVEMGFHHVGQAGLKLLTSSDPPTSASQSAGITGVSHHAPRKLCFFKSSLFPL